The sequence CTTCGAACATCCCGGCCTGCCCCAGGGCCACGCCCTGCGCCCGCACCTGCTTTACCGCCTGGGACGCGCCGAGTGGGAGGCGTTGCAATGAGCGACGCCGTGCGCGCCTACCACGCACTCAGCAAGCACCACCCCGAGCGCTTCGCCCCCGGCCCCGGCCAACTGGACTGGGCCACCCAGCCGGCGCCCTTCCGCCGTTACGCCGGGGCGCGCCTGCTGGAGCTGTGGCAGCGCCCGCTGGAAGAGACGCCGCCCTACGACCTGGTGTTCGCCGGCCCCCTGGGCCAACCGGCGCCACTGAATCGCGAAAGCCTGTCGCAACTGCTCTACGACAGCCTGGCCATTTCCGCCTGGAAGGAGGCCGGTGCCAGCAAATGGGCGCTGCGGGTCAACCCGTCCTCGGGCAACCTGCATCCCACCGAGGCCTACCTGCTGCTGCCGCCAGGGTTGGAGGAAAGCGGGCTGCTGGCCCACTACGCACCGGACGCGCATGCCCTGGAGATCCGTGCGGAACTGCCGGGGCCCCTGGCCGCGCAATTGGCCGCGGCGCTGCCGCCGGGCGGTTTCCTGCTGGGCCTGGCCAGCGTGCCCTGGCGTGAAGCCTGGAAGTACGGCGAGCGTGCCTACCGCTACTGCCAGCACGACCTGGGGCATGCCCTGGCGGCGTTGGCCGTGGCCGCCAGCGCCCTGGGCTGGCAGGTGCGGGTGCTGGGCGGGGTCGCGCAAGAGCGGCTCGACGGCGTGCTGGGGCTGGACCGCCCCGGTTTCGTCGAGGGCGAATACGCCGATGCGCTGTTGTGGGTCGGCCCGGCCCAGGCGCGGGAATTCAGCCTCGACCCGACCCTGCTCGACGGCCTCGCCGCACTGGAATTGCACGGCAGCCCCAATCGCCTGTCCCGCCAGCAGCGCCACTGGCCCGAGCTGGAGCGCGTCCATGGCCTGTGCCGCGCGCCGCGCCAGCCGCTGGCCGAGTGGCCGCTGATCGAGGCCGCTGCGCGTGTGGATAACCCCGGCCTGCCCCTGCGCCCGCTGCTGCACCGGCGGCGCAGCGCCCAGTCCATGGACGGCCGCAGCGGTATCCAGGCCGAACTGCTGCTGGCCTGGCTAAGGCGCCTGATGCCGGAGCATTCGCCGGTGCCCTTCGCCAGCCTCGGTACACCCCAGGTGGATCTGTTGCTGTTCGTTCACCGCGTTCAGGGCCTGGAGCCTGGTCTCTACTGGCTGGCCCGTGGCGCCGTGGCCGAGACCGAACTGGCCGAGGGCCTGCGCCAGGACTTCCTCTGGCAGCGGGCCAGCGACGAGCTGCCGCTGTACCGCCTGTTGCAAGGCGACGCCCGTGGCCTGGCGGGCTTTCTTTCCTGCGGCCAGGACATCGCCGCCGATGGCTGCGTCGCCCTGGCCATGCTTGCGCGCTTCGACGCCGCCCTGGAACAGGGCGCCTGGCACTACCCACGGCTGTACTGGGAGTGCGGGCAGATCGGCCAGGTGCTCTATCTGGAAGCCGAGGCCGCCGGTCTTTCCGGCACCGGGATAGGTTGCTACTTCGACGATTCGGTACATGAATTGCTTGAAATGGCCGACAGCCGTTGGCAAAGCCTTTACCATTTCACCATCGGCCGCGCGCTGTGGGACGAGCGCCTGACGACGCTGCCGGCCTATCCAGAATTACGACGACCGCCCCGGCCATGACCGGGGCGGCGGCCTTGCAGAGGAGAACTCCATGACCCAGGTGCTCGACGAATTGGTCGCGCTGCTGAGCCTCGAATCCATCGAAGAGAATCTGTTCCGGGGCGTCAGCCAGGACCTGGGGTTCCGCCAGCTGTTCGGCGGCCAGGTACTCGGCCAGTCGCTCTCCGCCGCCAGCCAGACGGTGGAGCCCGAGCGTCATGTGCACTCCCTGCACGGCTACTTCCTGCGTCCCGGTGACGCCACCCTGCCGGTGGTCTACTCGGTGGAGCGGGTGCGCGATGGCGGCAGCTTCAGCACCCGCCGGGTCACCGCGATCCAGAAGGGCCAGCAGATCTTCACCTGCAGCGCGTCCTTCCAGCAGGACGAGGAAGGCTTCGAGCACCAGATCGCCATGCCCCAGGTGCCGGGGCCGGAGAACCTGCCCAGCGAACTGGAGCTTGCCCGGCAGAACGCGCACCTGCTCTCCGAGCGGGTGCGCGACAAGTTCCTCTGCGCCAAGCCCATCGAGATCCGCCCGGTCACTGCGGAAAACCCCTTCGACCCGCGCCCGGGCGAGCCGATCAAGCACATCTGGTTCCGCGCCGACGGCGGCCTGCCGGACGTGCGCGCCCTGCACAAGTACGTGCTGGCCTACGCCTCGGACTTCGGTCTGCTGACGACCTCGATGCTCCCCCACGGCGTGTCGGTGTGGCAGAAGTTCATGCAGGTGGCCAGTCTCGACCACGCCCTGTGGTTCCACCGCGACCTGCGCGCGGACGACTGGCTGCTCTACTCCATGGACAGTCCCTGGTCCGGCAATGGCCGTGGCTTCTCCCGTGGCAGCATCTTCAACCGCGCCGGCCAACTGGTGGCCTCGGTGGCCCAGGAAGGCCTGACCCGCCTGCGTGAAGACTGGCGCTGAGCCGGTGACGAGGGGCGGCCCGGTGGTCGCCTTTATCGCCTTTGGTACTTAAAAGCCTTCGCTCACTGTCAGGCGGCGCTATTACCGCTTAATGGCGAATTTCTCATTTTCTTGTAAGTGATTTGCTACTTCCAGAATCGGACGTCCGCGTACCGATTGCCTGTTCCTGCTGACAATTCAACTGTTTAGGCCGGCACTGAAGAGTGGCGGCCAGTGGCCATCTTTTTTTGACTGGACGCGCATTCTGGCTCGGCGTGCTTTTTGGACTACGGTCCAATCATGACTGTATGTAACGGCAAGGAGCCGTAGGAGTCGTCCGATGAAAAGCATGCGCTGGCTGCTTCCCGCCCTGTTGTTGCTGTCCCAGGTGCCCCAGGCACAGGCCGCAGGAACCCTGCAGGGGAACCTGGGCATCCAGCTCACCATCGGTGCCGGCTGCACGGTGAACAACAGCTCCAACGATGGCAGCAGCAACAGCTTCGGCAGCATCAGCTTCGGTACCTACCCGAGCCTGGCCAACATAGTCGACGGCCAATCCGTGGGTGCCGGCGCCGGCAGCTCGTTCGGCATCCAGTGCGCCAACAACACCGCCTACACCATCGCCCTCAACAGCGGCCTGGCGCCCAGCGGAAACCAGCGTCGGATGAGTGGCGGCAGCAGCGAATTCGTCAGCTACAACCTCTACCAGGATGCCGCCCGCAGCACGCCCTGGGGCAACGGCAGCAACGGCGCCACCGCCTATTCGGGCACCGGCAACGGCAGCAACCAGGACATAGTGGTCTACGGCCGCGTGCCAGCGCAGACCACGCCCTCGGCGGGCACCTACACCGACACGGTGCTGGTGACCGTCACCTGGTAGCGCATCGCGCCAGGGTCAGATCAACAGGGACGATCCACGAGATAGCAGGAGCGAGCCATGACGTGGCTACGCCAGAGCAGAGGGAGCGGGCTGGCGCTGATGGTACTGATGACCGCCCCAGCCTGCGGTTTCGCCGCCACCAAGAGCGCCACCATCGGCTTCTCCGCCGAGGTGCTGCCCGCCTGCAGCATCGGCGGCACGGCCCCCGGCAACCAGGGGCAGTTCGGTACCCTGGACTTCGGCAGCCACTTCTCCCTCTCCAGCGTGATCAACCTGGCCAGCACGGTCGGCAACGGCTCCCTGCGGGTGAACTGCCTGACCGGCACTCCCTACCGGGTGCTGATGAGCGGCGGCGGCAGCAACAACGTCAACGCCCGGCGCATGACCGGCCCCGGCAGTGCCCAGGTGGCCTACAACCTCTACACCAGCTCCAGCTACCTCAGCGTCTGGGATAACAGCGTCGGTGTCACCGGCGTCGGCAACGGCAGCGACCAGCACCTGGCGGTGTACGGCCGGGTCCCGGCGCAGGCGACCCCGGCTCCGGGTGTCTACAGCGACACGGTCGTCGTCACGGTGAGCTGGTGATGCGCGGCGTCGCGCTCGTCGCCCTGTCGGCCCTGGCCGTGCCCGTGGCGGCGGATACCGGCACCGACGAGCTGACGGTGCAGCGCCGCTTCCAGCTCCAGGCGGTGATCAGTTCGGGCTGCCTGCTCGGCAGTGGTGCCAGCGATGCCAGCAGCTTCGGTTCGCTGTCCTTCGGTCAGTTCGCCGCCTTGCCAACCGACGTCAACCGGGTGACCACCCCGGGTGGCGGTTCCATCGTCCTGCAATGCACGCCGGGGCTGGACATGAGCATCGCCCTCAGCGCCGGCGCCAACACCGGCAACGTCAGTGCCGGACGCTTCCTCGCCAAGGGCGCCGAGACCCTGCGCTACCAGCTCTACAAGGATGCCGGCTACAGCAGCGTCTGGGGCGACGGCAACAATGGCGCCACGGCCATGAGCCTGAGTTTTCCGGCGGGTGGCAGCAGTCAGACCTATCCGGTCTACGCGCGCCTGTTCAGCGCCGCCGTGATGCCGTCGGCGGGCGTCTACACCGATACGGTGACGGTGACCATCACCTACTAGAAGAACAACAAAGGGGGACACATGGACGTTCTGCACCTGGCACGGAAGGCGAAACCCGGCCTCGGGCTGCTGCTGTCGGGCCTGCTGCTGGCCAGCGCGCCGGCGCGGGCCGCCAGCTCCATCCTGATCTGGCCGATCAACCCGGTGATCGAGGCCGAGCAGAAGGCCGCGGCCCTCTGGCTGGAGAATCGCGGCCAGGCGCCCGTGAGCATGCAGGTGCGGGTGCTGGCCTGGAGCCAGGCCGGCTACAGCGACCAGCTGACGCCGCAGCAGGCCGTGGTGGGCAGCCCGCCGGTGGTCAGCATCGCCCCGGGCAAGCGCCAGATGATCCGCCTGATCGGCCTGCGGCCGGCGCCGCCGGGTACCGAACA is a genomic window of Pseudomonas resinovorans NBRC 106553 containing:
- a CDS encoding nitroreductase family protein, which encodes MSDAVRAYHALSKHHPERFAPGPGQLDWATQPAPFRRYAGARLLELWQRPLEETPPYDLVFAGPLGQPAPLNRESLSQLLYDSLAISAWKEAGASKWALRVNPSSGNLHPTEAYLLLPPGLEESGLLAHYAPDAHALEIRAELPGPLAAQLAAALPPGGFLLGLASVPWREAWKYGERAYRYCQHDLGHALAALAVAASALGWQVRVLGGVAQERLDGVLGLDRPGFVEGEYADALLWVGPAQAREFSLDPTLLDGLAALELHGSPNRLSRQQRHWPELERVHGLCRAPRQPLAEWPLIEAAARVDNPGLPLRPLLHRRRSAQSMDGRSGIQAELLLAWLRRLMPEHSPVPFASLGTPQVDLLLFVHRVQGLEPGLYWLARGAVAETELAEGLRQDFLWQRASDELPLYRLLQGDARGLAGFLSCGQDIAADGCVALAMLARFDAALEQGAWHYPRLYWECGQIGQVLYLEAEAAGLSGTGIGCYFDDSVHELLEMADSRWQSLYHFTIGRALWDERLTTLPAYPELRRPPRP
- the tesB gene encoding acyl-CoA thioesterase II, with protein sequence MTQVLDELVALLSLESIEENLFRGVSQDLGFRQLFGGQVLGQSLSAASQTVEPERHVHSLHGYFLRPGDATLPVVYSVERVRDGGSFSTRRVTAIQKGQQIFTCSASFQQDEEGFEHQIAMPQVPGPENLPSELELARQNAHLLSERVRDKFLCAKPIEIRPVTAENPFDPRPGEPIKHIWFRADGGLPDVRALHKYVLAYASDFGLLTTSMLPHGVSVWQKFMQVASLDHALWFHRDLRADDWLLYSMDSPWSGNGRGFSRGSIFNRAGQLVASVAQEGLTRLREDWR
- a CDS encoding spore coat U domain-containing protein is translated as MKSMRWLLPALLLLSQVPQAQAAGTLQGNLGIQLTIGAGCTVNNSSNDGSSNSFGSISFGTYPSLANIVDGQSVGAGAGSSFGIQCANNTAYTIALNSGLAPSGNQRRMSGGSSEFVSYNLYQDAARSTPWGNGSNGATAYSGTGNGSNQDIVVYGRVPAQTTPSAGTYTDTVLVTVTW
- a CDS encoding spore coat U domain-containing protein; translation: MTWLRQSRGSGLALMVLMTAPACGFAATKSATIGFSAEVLPACSIGGTAPGNQGQFGTLDFGSHFSLSSVINLASTVGNGSLRVNCLTGTPYRVLMSGGGSNNVNARRMTGPGSAQVAYNLYTSSSYLSVWDNSVGVTGVGNGSDQHLAVYGRVPAQATPAPGVYSDTVVVTVSW
- a CDS encoding spore coat U domain-containing protein, whose translation is MRGVALVALSALAVPVAADTGTDELTVQRRFQLQAVISSGCLLGSGASDASSFGSLSFGQFAALPTDVNRVTTPGGGSIVLQCTPGLDMSIALSAGANTGNVSAGRFLAKGAETLRYQLYKDAGYSSVWGDGNNGATAMSLSFPAGGSSQTYPVYARLFSAAVMPSAGVYTDTVTVTITY